In Myxococcus fulvus, one genomic interval encodes:
- a CDS encoding non-ribosomal peptide synthetase: SPGSRLYDTGDRARWNDDGSLSFLGRSDFQLKLRGVRVEVEEIEAALLRLSGVRQAAVLPFRPSRDTFLVAFLVLDDGAPPLASLRDALASSLPEALVPSRFLSLPSLPFTTSGKVDRTALSSFDISTAEVPSSDASPRGQAEALLSQLFADVLSLSHVPRDADFFSLGGHSLSATRLVSRIRLAFGVELPLAALFSSPSVAGLALVLSQHHDALPLPSPAPSSLPPQASFAQERLWFLHQLQPELRAYNIPEAVELRGALDVPALDGALRLLLDRHPVLRTTFIAEDGRPVPRHNPLPVEVLQVEELSATDADSPALHHRLREESTRVLSLEQGPLYRFHLFRLAPEHHVLLLVLHHVVVDGLSIDLLLSELSQAYASLHQHQTPSLPKAPLTYADVAAWQRSAPVRAREATHVEYWKRQLAGAPASLSLPTDKPRPSILGDAGALSRFHRLSPELEQALTRVCREHQVTPFMVLSAALAALLHRHSGQDDVSVGTPVSGRPHPAMEDVVGLFTNTVVLRTRFNPGTTFAELLASTRSTALEAFTHQDAPFERVVEALQVERSLAHAPLFQVGFFWDRAENTLAETFPGLETRPIVVDGKNTLSELALTVSESPRGHELSFQYSTDLFEAPTVERLLSHYVRLLEDALGAPSRQVAHLSLLDAAERQQVLRDFNDTQCAVDEAATLVSLIESQTERTPELRALTFEGQHLTYGELETRSNQLARHLQSLGVGPEVLVGVFLERSLELVVTLLGILKSGAAYLPLDPELPRERLAGMLEDGGAPVVITLQDLASRLPPHVGHTVLLDTEATKLASLPGTRVASRPHPDSLAYVIFTSGSTGRPKGAMNSHRAIANRLSWMHEVHALAPGESVLQKTPTSFDVSVWELFWPLTVGARLVLARPGGHREPAYLAKLLAEERITLAHFVPSMLGAFLEEPWEPLTDLRRLVCSGEALSVELVRRAHERLPAAEVHNLYGPTEAAVEVTHWHCPRGDARTSVPIGHPVANTHLLVLDTAGHPVPVGVQGELHIGGVQVGRGYWRRPELTAERFIPDAFSDTPGASLYRTGDLARWRGDGTLEYLGRTDFQVKVRGQRIELEEIELALRRLPSVRDAVVLARATSRNDVRLIAYVVAREGRAEEAATARTALKAVLPEAMVPSALIVLDALPLTPSGKTDRGALLRLPLPEVEASHDTEEAPRDPLEQLLASFFCQVLGVEKVSRDADFFAMGGHSLSATRLVSRIRRALGQELSLKALFLSPTVAGIARVLSEQAPGPSAPLPAPEPRGDDTAAAPSFSQERMWFLQQLQPDSASLAVPEATELRGPLDVEALESALLFLLERHTALRAIFTPAEGGPRLGLEPVPMRVLDREDLSTEAASRDVLTRRLTEESERPFRLDTGPLYRFHLFLLAPEHHVLLLVFHHIVVDGLSMDIFLRELAESYAACRENRAPTAAPLTLDFADVAAWQRTPALLARQDVHLEYWRRKLDGAPTVLELPTDVPRHPGRGHAGAFTRHHPLPVHLIEALRELCREHQVTPFIALYAAFTALLHRYTGQSDLSVGTPVSGRVHPSLEPLVGLFINTVALRTQVDPEASFASLLGQARTTALEAFAHQEVPFERVVEALQVERSLSHAPLVQAMFELSPSPRTLSDAFPGLEARPVQLGSAASLYDVMLTAEEDKDRFGFYLEYPTALFEAASAERMVSHYVRLLESALLAPTTPVRRLSLLTEAEHRQVLVDFNASARARDAHDTVVSRFVAQVARTPDAEALSFEGQTLSYRELHTRSTQLAHFLRELGAGPEERVALCLERGPELIVSMLAVLKAGGAYVPLDPAHPPERLAQLLIDAGARVLVTREGLGDLFSSVAIMTAYVDTDAAEISRKPVEDLPGSATGAQLAYVIFTSGSTGQPKGVLLTHQGLFNTALAAMEAHGLQPGRRVLQFASSTFDGSVWEIFSTLLSGATLVMAPKERLLPDLPLRTLLREQRITDCALTPTVLTLLEPEGLQSLQVIVSGGEPLSAELVRRWAPGRALLNSYGPTEVTVAATVTPFPGLGRPSGGEPTEVSRVTVGTPWPNTHLYVLDERLEPSPIGVPGELYVGGMGLARGYLEHPELTAERFIPHPLATTPGERLYRTGDRVRWLADGQLEYLGRLDTQLKVRGIRVEPGEIEAVLTRHEDVREVAVVPRDDVDGGTRLVAFLVPTHPEVLTVDSVRAWLRQRLPEHLVPSAFVLLDALPLTSSRKVDRKALSRQELPRLEQPSLGDDAPHSTTEARVATLFQAALGLEQLSRQANFFEHGGHSLSATRLVARLRQDFGVELPLTVFFANPTIASVAAFIDAAPRAVHDVPIVVARPEVLPPSLVQERLWYALQLPQAPPYVLTLGLLLEGALDAERLEESLAAVVERNETLRTTFFQQGDALRVRVHPPPRASVLTRVDLSRLSTTHALEVARDAVVRLDREHFDLAQGPLYRFELLKLDEHGTRHALVLAFSHTVNDGVGLATFAEELATAWNSAVDGGPARLPPLALQYTDYAVWQRQPEQLRRLEEGLASWKQALAHAPPLLDLPLDFPRRAPALNDNMRAVTVSLSAEHSDTIRALARSEGVSSFSVLLALTQAWLHRLSGQSHVVVATPFSGRSTPQVETLLGYFANVLPLCTDVSGAPSLRGLLRRVRDVVAHATTHQEVPFKRIADTVQPDGDRTAPRLAQALLQAERPGLPGLEGLSVTELDVDGVIPAYDVVVSVTLGDAGALSGFIALDGALFTPETGERFARAFEQLAASALSTPDVSLPQLSMLSVAQRREVLAALAGPAQDIAPGTCIHTLFEAQVRRTPHAAAVAHGDVTWSYAQLNARANLLASRLLERGLKPEERVGVVMEPSTQAMAVLLGILKAGGAYVPLDADWPEPRKRDVLGRAEVHRLWVDANVLEPHLSLVADVEVPPMPASVTDDLEPGPRRVLDSQTAYIVFTSGSTGEPKGVMVEHRSVVNHNVGITKRFGLVEGDRMLNFAPLTFDAAAEDLYPPLLVGGTVVMRSGLVPAHTMTPYLEETGITIISLPPTYIEEWIRQMEALGQRVPARLKLLAPGGDVLKKETFEAWVRVGGGHAPWVNVYGPTECTITSATCDIPGVEGLGTAATFPIGRPMPRVCFYLLDEHLEPVPPGLPGRVYIGGAALSRGYLRAPHLTSERFLPDPFSATPGARMYHTGDLARLLPDGRLRFLGRADHQVKVRGFRIELSEIETCLRRHPLVQEAVVIARVSPSGVTSLYAYVQAPGVARSEPFREHVASQLPSYMVPATFVVMDALPINANGKVDRKALPEPDAVVAPEPTSAPTSDAKLETPFRTTLEMVLQRLWTEVLGRSGVQAGDDFFALGGDSILAMRLLARLEEELGLPLPLATLFQSPTLGESSEAILALLREGPRRTSAVRLSSPRLPEDTPPLFLFHAGDGEVHHYRDLVPRLEPHFRCHGIQAPETLATGHGHATLEARVEAYTRDIRAIQPHGPYRLAGFSYGGYPALGVAALLEAQGETVELLAMMDTATWEAIRAVAPSADEDAVLVLASEFGVRDAAMEQELAALSREQQWEHVAKRARERGTAAPHFRGSDFARIWRVLGEVLTPQARAWTIPLTRVRPTLITSRALREQVGDARLGWTHHLPAEHLEVVEMEGEHATVLHPPEVDTLAALLLRALGKA; the protein is encoded by the coding sequence TCGCCCGGCTCTCGCCTCTACGACACCGGCGACAGGGCCCGCTGGAATGACGACGGCTCCCTCTCCTTCCTCGGCCGCTCCGACTTCCAGCTCAAACTCCGCGGCGTCCGCGTCGAAGTCGAAGAAATCGAAGCCGCGCTCCTTCGCCTCTCCGGCGTCCGGCAGGCCGCCGTCCTTCCCTTCCGCCCTTCTCGCGACACCTTCCTCGTCGCCTTCCTCGTCCTCGACGACGGCGCGCCTCCGCTGGCTTCTCTCCGCGATGCGCTGGCTTCCTCCCTCCCTGAAGCCCTCGTCCCCTCTCGCTTCCTCTCCCTCCCCTCTCTCCCCTTCACCACCAGTGGCAAGGTCGACAGGACGGCTCTCTCCTCCTTCGACATCTCCACCGCTGAAGTCCCCTCCTCCGACGCTTCCCCTCGTGGCCAGGCCGAGGCACTCCTCTCCCAGCTCTTCGCTGACGTCCTCTCCCTCTCTCACGTCCCTCGCGACGCGGACTTCTTCTCCCTCGGCGGCCACTCCCTCTCCGCCACACGCCTCGTCTCCCGCATCCGCCTCGCCTTCGGCGTCGAGCTTCCTCTCGCCGCCCTCTTCTCCTCCCCCTCCGTCGCAGGACTCGCGCTCGTCCTCTCCCAGCACCACGACGCGCTTCCCCTCCCCTCTCCCGCTCCTTCCTCCCTCCCTCCTCAGGCCTCCTTCGCCCAGGAGCGCCTCTGGTTCCTCCATCAGCTCCAACCCGAGCTGCGCGCCTACAACATCCCCGAGGCCGTGGAGCTTCGCGGCGCACTGGACGTCCCGGCACTCGATGGCGCACTGCGGTTGCTGCTCGATCGTCACCCGGTCCTGAGGACGACGTTCATCGCGGAGGACGGTCGGCCGGTTCCACGACACAACCCGCTTCCCGTGGAGGTGCTCCAGGTCGAGGAGCTCTCCGCGACGGATGCGGACAGCCCCGCGCTGCACCACCGGTTGCGCGAGGAGAGCACTCGCGTCCTGTCACTGGAGCAGGGCCCGCTCTATCGCTTCCACCTGTTCCGCCTCGCTCCCGAGCACCATGTCCTCCTGCTCGTGCTGCACCACGTGGTGGTCGATGGCCTGAGCATCGACCTCCTGTTGAGCGAGCTGTCCCAGGCCTACGCGTCCCTGCATCAGCACCAGACGCCCTCGCTGCCCAAGGCCCCGCTCACCTACGCCGACGTCGCCGCGTGGCAACGCTCCGCTCCGGTCCGAGCGCGCGAGGCCACCCACGTCGAGTACTGGAAGCGCCAGCTCGCCGGTGCGCCCGCGTCCCTGTCGCTGCCCACCGACAAGCCCCGCCCCTCCATCCTCGGTGACGCGGGCGCGCTGAGCCGCTTCCATCGACTGTCCCCCGAACTGGAACAGGCACTCACCCGGGTCTGCCGGGAACACCAGGTCACGCCCTTCATGGTGCTGAGCGCGGCGCTCGCGGCGCTGCTGCATCGACACTCGGGGCAGGACGACGTGTCCGTGGGCACTCCGGTCTCCGGTCGTCCACATCCCGCGATGGAAGACGTCGTTGGCCTCTTCACCAACACGGTCGTCCTCCGCACCCGCTTCAACCCGGGGACCACCTTCGCCGAGCTGCTCGCGAGCACACGGTCCACGGCGCTCGAGGCCTTCACGCATCAGGATGCGCCCTTCGAGCGAGTCGTCGAGGCCCTCCAGGTCGAGCGCAGCCTCGCGCACGCCCCGCTGTTCCAGGTGGGCTTCTTCTGGGACCGCGCGGAGAACACGCTCGCCGAGACCTTCCCCGGGCTCGAGACGCGTCCCATCGTCGTCGACGGCAAGAACACCCTGTCCGAGCTGGCCCTCACCGTCTCCGAGAGTCCTCGGGGCCACGAGCTGTCCTTCCAGTACAGCACCGACCTCTTCGAAGCCCCCACCGTCGAGCGCCTGCTCTCGCACTACGTCCGGCTCCTCGAAGACGCACTCGGGGCTCCGAGCCGACAGGTCGCGCACCTCTCGCTCCTCGACGCAGCCGAGCGCCAGCAGGTGCTCCGCGACTTCAACGACACGCAGTGCGCGGTCGATGAAGCTGCGACGCTCGTCTCGCTCATCGAGTCCCAGACCGAGCGAACGCCCGAGCTGCGCGCGCTGACCTTCGAGGGACAGCACCTCACCTACGGCGAGCTGGAGACACGGTCCAACCAGCTCGCGCGGCATCTCCAGTCACTCGGCGTGGGGCCCGAGGTCCTCGTCGGCGTGTTCCTGGAGCGCTCGCTGGAGCTGGTCGTCACCCTGCTCGGCATCCTCAAGTCGGGCGCGGCCTATCTGCCCCTCGACCCGGAGCTGCCTCGCGAGCGGCTGGCCGGAATGCTCGAGGACGGCGGCGCGCCCGTCGTCATCACCCTCCAGGACCTGGCCAGCAGGCTGCCGCCGCACGTGGGGCACACGGTCCTCCTCGACACGGAGGCCACGAAGCTCGCGAGCCTCCCGGGCACCCGTGTCGCGAGCCGGCCCCACCCGGACTCGCTCGCGTACGTCATCTTCACGTCCGGCAGCACGGGCCGTCCCAAGGGCGCGATGAACTCGCACCGGGCCATCGCCAATCGCCTGTCGTGGATGCACGAGGTCCACGCGCTGGCTCCGGGCGAGAGCGTGCTGCAGAAGACGCCGACCAGCTTCGACGTCTCCGTCTGGGAGCTGTTCTGGCCGCTCACCGTGGGCGCGCGACTGGTGCTCGCGCGGCCGGGGGGACACCGCGAGCCCGCGTACCTCGCGAAGCTCCTGGCCGAAGAGCGCATCACCCTCGCGCACTTCGTCCCCTCCATGCTCGGCGCCTTCCTGGAGGAGCCGTGGGAGCCCCTCACGGACCTGCGCCGTTTGGTGTGCAGCGGCGAGGCGCTCTCGGTGGAGCTCGTCCGGCGCGCGCACGAGCGATTGCCGGCGGCGGAGGTCCACAACCTCTACGGCCCCACCGAGGCCGCGGTGGAGGTGACGCATTGGCACTGCCCTCGGGGCGACGCGCGCACGAGCGTGCCCATCGGTCACCCGGTGGCGAACACACACCTGCTCGTCCTCGACACCGCGGGGCATCCCGTGCCCGTGGGGGTGCAGGGTGAGCTCCACATCGGCGGCGTCCAGGTGGGGCGCGGCTACTGGCGTCGTCCCGAGCTCACCGCCGAGCGCTTCATCCCCGACGCCTTCAGCGACACACCCGGCGCCAGCCTCTATCGCACCGGCGACCTGGCGCGCTGGCGCGGTGACGGCACGCTCGAGTACCTGGGCCGCACCGACTTCCAGGTGAAGGTCCGCGGTCAGCGCATCGAGCTGGAGGAGATCGAACTCGCCCTGCGGCGACTGCCCTCCGTGCGAGATGCCGTCGTCTTGGCCCGGGCGACGTCACGCAACGACGTGCGCCTCATCGCCTACGTGGTCGCCCGCGAGGGACGCGCGGAGGAGGCCGCCACCGCGCGCACGGCCCTCAAGGCAGTGCTCCCCGAGGCCATGGTGCCCTCGGCGCTCATCGTGCTGGATGCGCTGCCCCTGACGCCCTCGGGGAAGACCGACCGCGGAGCGCTCCTCCGGCTGCCACTCCCGGAGGTCGAGGCCTCACACGACACCGAAGAGGCACCGCGCGATCCCCTGGAGCAATTGCTCGCGAGCTTCTTCTGCCAGGTCCTCGGCGTGGAGAAGGTCTCGCGCGACGCGGACTTCTTCGCGATGGGCGGTCACTCCCTGAGCGCCACGCGGCTGGTGTCGCGAATCCGAAGGGCCCTGGGCCAGGAGCTGTCACTCAAGGCCCTCTTCCTGTCTCCCACCGTGGCGGGCATCGCGCGAGTGCTCTCGGAGCAGGCGCCTGGCCCGTCCGCTCCGCTCCCCGCCCCCGAGCCTCGGGGCGATGACACGGCCGCCGCGCCGTCGTTCTCGCAGGAGCGCATGTGGTTCCTCCAGCAGCTCCAGCCCGACTCCGCGTCGCTCGCGGTTCCGGAGGCCACGGAGCTGCGCGGTCCGTTGGACGTCGAGGCGCTGGAGTCCGCGTTGTTGTTCCTGCTGGAGCGACACACCGCGCTGCGCGCCATCTTCACGCCCGCCGAAGGTGGCCCGCGGCTGGGACTCGAGCCCGTGCCGATGCGCGTGCTCGACCGCGAGGACCTCTCGACCGAAGCCGCGAGCCGGGACGTGTTGACCCGGCGGCTGACGGAGGAGTCGGAGCGCCCCTTCCGTCTGGACACGGGGCCGCTCTACCGCTTCCACCTGTTCCTCCTCGCGCCGGAGCACCATGTCCTGCTGCTGGTGTTCCACCACATCGTGGTGGACGGCCTGTCGATGGACATCTTCCTGCGAGAGCTGGCGGAGTCCTACGCGGCCTGCCGCGAGAACCGCGCGCCGACGGCCGCGCCTCTCACGCTCGACTTCGCGGACGTCGCCGCATGGCAGCGCACGCCCGCCCTGCTCGCGCGACAGGACGTCCACCTGGAGTACTGGCGCCGCAAGCTGGACGGCGCGCCCACCGTGCTGGAGCTGCCCACGGACGTGCCTCGGCACCCGGGGCGAGGGCACGCGGGCGCCTTCACGCGGCACCATCCGTTGCCGGTGCACCTCATCGAAGCGCTGCGGGAGCTGTGCCGCGAGCACCAGGTCACGCCGTTCATCGCGCTGTACGCGGCCTTCACCGCGCTGCTCCATCGATACACGGGGCAGTCGGACCTGAGCGTCGGCACGCCGGTGTCGGGGCGGGTCCATCCGTCCCTGGAACCCCTGGTCGGCCTGTTCATCAACACCGTCGCGCTGCGCACCCAGGTCGACCCCGAGGCGTCCTTCGCATCACTCCTGGGTCAGGCACGGACCACGGCGCTGGAGGCGTTCGCGCACCAGGAGGTCCCCTTCGAGCGGGTGGTCGAGGCCCTCCAGGTGGAGCGCAGCCTCTCCCACGCGCCGCTCGTGCAGGCGATGTTCGAGCTGAGCCCCAGCCCGCGCACGCTGTCGGATGCCTTCCCGGGTCTGGAGGCACGTCCGGTGCAGCTCGGCTCGGCCGCCAGCCTCTACGACGTGATGCTCACCGCCGAGGAGGACAAAGACCGGTTCGGCTTCTACCTCGAGTACCCCACCGCGCTGTTCGAGGCGGCGAGCGCGGAGCGGATGGTCTCGCACTACGTGCGCCTGCTCGAATCCGCGCTGCTCGCGCCCACCACGCCCGTGCGCCGGCTGTCCCTGCTCACGGAGGCGGAGCATCGACAGGTGCTCGTCGACTTCAACGCCTCCGCACGCGCCCGCGACGCCCACGACACCGTCGTCTCCCGCTTCGTCGCGCAGGTCGCTCGCACGCCCGACGCGGAGGCCCTGTCGTTCGAGGGACAGACGCTCTCGTACCGGGAGCTGCACACCCGCTCCACCCAGCTCGCCCACTTCCTGCGCGAGCTCGGCGCGGGCCCCGAGGAGCGCGTCGCCCTCTGCCTGGAGCGCGGCCCCGAGCTCATCGTGTCCATGCTCGCCGTGCTGAAGGCCGGCGGGGCCTACGTGCCGCTGGACCCCGCGCATCCTCCGGAGCGGCTCGCCCAGCTCCTCATCGACGCCGGCGCGCGGGTCCTGGTGACGCGGGAGGGACTGGGCGACCTGTTCTCCTCCGTCGCCATCATGACCGCGTATGTCGACACCGACGCCGCGGAGATTTCACGCAAGCCGGTGGAGGATCTGCCCGGATCCGCGACAGGCGCGCAGCTCGCGTACGTCATCTTCACCTCGGGCTCCACGGGCCAACCCAAGGGCGTGCTGCTGACGCACCAGGGCCTGTTCAACACGGCCCTCGCGGCGATGGAGGCCCATGGGCTCCAGCCGGGCCGACGGGTCCTCCAGTTCGCCTCGTCGACCTTCGATGGCTCGGTCTGGGAGATCTTCTCCACGCTGCTCTCCGGCGCCACGCTGGTGATGGCGCCCAAGGAGCGGCTGCTGCCCGACCTGCCGCTGCGCACGCTGCTGCGCGAGCAGCGCATCACCGACTGCGCGCTCACGCCGACGGTCCTCACCCTGCTCGAGCCCGAGGGACTTCAGTCGCTCCAGGTCATCGTCTCCGGTGGTGAGCCCCTGTCCGCGGAGCTGGTCCGCCGGTGGGCCCCGGGCCGCGCGCTGCTCAACTCCTACGGCCCCACCGAAGTCACGGTGGCCGCCACCGTCACTCCCTTCCCGGGACTCGGACGTCCGTCGGGCGGCGAGCCCACGGAGGTGTCCCGCGTCACGGTGGGAACGCCCTGGCCCAACACCCACCTCTACGTGCTCGATGAGCGCCTGGAGCCGAGTCCCATCGGCGTTCCCGGTGAGCTGTACGTCGGAGGCATGGGCCTCGCGCGTGGCTACCTGGAGCACCCGGAGCTGACGGCCGAGCGCTTCATCCCGCATCCCTTGGCGACCACGCCGGGCGAGCGGCTCTACCGCACCGGAGACCGCGTCCGCTGGCTCGCGGATGGGCAGCTCGAGTACCTGGGTCGGCTGGACACGCAGCTCAAGGTGCGTGGCATCCGCGTGGAGCCCGGTGAAATCGAGGCCGTGCTCACCCGTCACGAGGACGTGCGAGAAGTCGCCGTGGTGCCTCGCGACGATGTGGACGGCGGCACGCGGCTGGTGGCGTTCCTGGTCCCCACCCATCCCGAGGTTCTCACCGTCGACTCGGTGCGCGCATGGCTGCGTCAGCGTTTGCCCGAGCACCTGGTCCCCTCCGCCTTCGTGCTCCTCGACGCGCTGCCGCTCACGTCGTCGCGCAAGGTGGACCGCAAGGCGTTGTCGCGCCAGGAGCTGCCCCGACTGGAGCAGCCCTCGCTCGGTGACGACGCACCCCACAGCACCACGGAAGCGCGGGTGGCGACCCTGTTCCAGGCCGCGCTGGGACTGGAGCAACTCTCCCGTCAGGCGAACTTCTTCGAGCATGGCGGCCACTCCCTCTCGGCCACCCGGCTCGTGGCGCGGCTGCGTCAGGATTTCGGTGTCGAGCTGCCCCTGACGGTGTTCTTCGCGAACCCCACCATCGCCTCGGTGGCGGCGTTCATCGACGCGGCGCCTCGCGCGGTGCATGACGTTCCCATCGTCGTCGCCCGGCCGGAGGTGTTGCCGCCCTCCCTCGTCCAGGAACGACTCTGGTACGCGCTGCAGCTCCCCCAGGCGCCGCCGTATGTCCTCACGCTCGGCTTGCTGCTCGAGGGCGCGCTGGACGCGGAGCGCTTGGAGGAGTCCCTGGCCGCCGTGGTGGAGCGCAACGAGACGCTGCGCACCACGTTCTTCCAACAGGGTGACGCGCTCCGGGTCCGCGTCCATCCTCCGCCGCGCGCCTCGGTGCTCACGCGCGTGGACCTGTCCCGCCTGTCCACGACACATGCGCTCGAGGTCGCTCGCGACGCCGTGGTGCGGCTGGACCGCGAGCACTTCGACCTCGCGCAGGGCCCGCTGTATCGCTTCGAGCTGCTGAAGCTGGATGAGCACGGGACGCGCCATGCGCTCGTCCTCGCCTTCAGCCACACCGTGAATGATGGCGTCGGTCTGGCCACCTTCGCGGAGGAGCTGGCGACGGCCTGGAACTCGGCGGTGGACGGAGGCCCCGCGCGACTGCCCCCGCTGGCGCTCCAGTACACCGACTACGCCGTCTGGCAGCGACAGCCCGAGCAACTGCGCAGGCTCGAGGAGGGCCTCGCGTCGTGGAAGCAGGCGTTGGCGCATGCACCGCCGCTGCTGGACCTTCCGCTCGACTTCCCGCGTCGCGCGCCCGCGCTCAACGACAACATGCGCGCGGTGACGGTGTCGCTGTCGGCGGAGCACTCGGACACCATCCGCGCGCTCGCCCGGAGCGAGGGCGTCTCGTCCTTCAGCGTCTTGCTGGCGCTGACGCAGGCGTGGCTGCACCGGCTCAGCGGACAGTCTCACGTCGTCGTCGCCACGCCCTTCTCGGGCCGCTCCACGCCCCAGGTGGAGACGCTGCTGGGCTACTTCGCCAACGTGCTGCCCCTGTGCACGGATGTTTCCGGCGCGCCCAGCCTGCGCGGGCTCTTGCGTCGCGTGCGCGACGTCGTGGCCCACGCCACCACGCACCAGGAGGTGCCGTTCAAGCGCATCGCGGACACGGTGCAGCCGGATGGAGACCGCACTGCGCCCCGACTCGCGCAGGCGCTGCTCCAGGCGGAGCGTCCCGGGCTGCCCGGCCTGGAGGGGCTGTCCGTCACGGAGCTGGACGTCGACGGCGTCATCCCCGCGTATGACGTGGTGGTGAGCGTCACGCTCGGAGACGCGGGCGCGCTGTCCGGCTTCATCGCCCTGGACGGCGCCCTCTTCACGCCCGAGACGGGCGAGCGCTTCGCACGCGCTTTCGAGCAACTCGCCGCCTCCGCGCTGAGCACGCCGGACGTCTCGCTGCCCCAGCTGTCCATGCTGTCCGTCGCCCAGCGCAGGGAGGTGCTCGCCGCGCTTGCGGGGCCCGCGCAGGACATCGCGCCGGGCACGTGCATCCACACCCTGTTCGAGGCCCAGGTGCGTCGCACGCCGCACGCGGCCGCCGTCGCGCATGGGGACGTCACCTGGAGCTACGCGCAGCTCAACGCCCGCGCGAACCTCCTGGCCTCGCGCCTGCTCGAGCGAGGGTTGAAGCCCGAGGAGCGGGTGGGCGTGGTGATGGAGCCGTCCACCCAGGCCATGGCGGTGTTGCTCGGCATCCTCAAGGCGGGCGGCGCCTACGTCCCGCTGGACGCGGACTGGCCCGAGCCACGCAAGCGCGACGTGCTCGGGCGCGCCGAGGTGCACAGGCTGTGGGTGGACGCGAACGTGCTGGAGCCGCACCTGTCGCTCGTCGCGGACGTGGAGGTGCCGCCCATGCCCGCGTCCGTCACGGATGACCTGGAGCCCGGGCCGCGCCGCGTCCTCGACTCGCAGACGGCGTACATCGTCTTCACCTCCGGCTCCACGGGCGAGCCCAAGGGCGTGATGGTGGAGCACCGCTCGGTGGTGAACCACAACGTGGGCATCACGAAGCGCTTCGGGCTGGTGGAGGGAGACCGGATGCTCAACTTCGCGCCGCTCACCTTCGACGCCGCCGCCGAGGATTTGTACCCGCCGCTCCTCGTGGGCGGCACGGTGGTGATGCGCAGCGGCCTGGTGCCCGCGCACACGATGACGCCGTACCTGGAGGAGACGGGCATCACGATCATCAGCCTGCCCCCCACGTACATCGAGGAGTGGATTCGTCAGATGGAGGCGCTGGGCCAGCGCGTGCCCGCGCGTCTCAAGCTGCTCGCCCCCGGTGGCGATGTCCTCAAGAAGGAGACCTTCGAGGCCTGGGTGCGCGTGGGCGGTGGACACGCGCCGTGGGTCAACGTCTACGGCCCCACCGAGTGCACGATTACCTCCGCCACCTGTGACATCCCCGGTGTGGAGGGGCTCGGCACCGCCGCCACGTTCCCCATCGGCCGTCCCATGCCGCGCGTGTGCTTCTACCTGCTGGACGAGCACCTGGAGCCGGTGCCTCCCGGGCTGCCGGGCCGCGTGTACATCGGCGGAGCGGCGCTCTCACGCGGCTACCTGCGCGCGCCGCACCTCACGTCCGAGCGCTTCCTGCCGGACCCGTTCTCCGCCACGCCCGGCGCGCGCATGTATCACACGGGCGACCTGGCCCGGCTGCTGCCCGACGGACGCCTGCGCTTCCTCGGCCGCGCCGACCACCAGGTGAAGGTCCGTGGCTTCCGCATCGAGCTGTCGGAGATTGAGACGTGCCTGCGCCGCCACCCGCTGGTGCAGGAGGCTGTCGTCATCGCGCGCGTGTCCCCGTCCGGCGTCACGTCGCTGTACGCCTACGTGCAGGCGCCGGGTGTCGCGCGCTCCGAGCCGTTCCGCGAACACGTCGCCTCGCAGCTCCCCAGCTACATGGTGCCCGCGACGTTCGTGGTGATGGACGCGCTGCCCATCAACGCCAACGGCAAGGTGGACCGCAAGGCGCTGCCGGAGCCGGACGCCGTGGTCGCGCCCGAGCCCACGTCCGCGCCCACGTCCGACGCGAAGCTGGAGACCCCCTTCCGCACCACGCTGGAGATGGTGCTCCAGCGCCTGTGGACGGAGGTGCTCGGACGCTCGGGAGTGCAGGCCGGCGACGACTTCTTCGCGCTGGGCGGTGACTCCATCCTGGCGATGCGACTGCTCGCGCGGCTGGAGGAGGAGCTGGGCCTGCCTTTACCCCTGGCCACGCTCTTCCAGAGCCCCACGCTGGGCGAGTCCTCCGAGGCCATCCTCGCGCTGCTGCGAGAAGGCCCCCGCCGCACCAGCGCGGTGCGCCTGTCGAGCCCCCGACTCCCCGAGGACACGCCCCCGCTGTTCCTCTTCCACGCGGGCGACGGCGAGGTGCACCACTACCGCGACCTGGTCCCCCGGCTGGAGCCGCACTTCCGCTGCCACGGCATCCAGGCCCCGGAGACGCTGGCCACGGGCCACGGGCACGCGACGCTGGAGGCTCGCGTGGAGGCGTACACACGCGACATCCGCGCCATCCAGCCCCACGGCCCCTACCGGCTCGCGGGCTTCTCGTACGGCGGCTATCCAGCGCTCGGCGTGGCCGCGCTGCTGGAGGCCCAGGGCGAGACGGTGGAGCTGCTCGCCATGATGGACACCGCCACGTGGGAGGCCATCCGCGCCGTCGCGCCGTCGGCCGATGAGGACGCCGTGCTCGTGCTCGCCAGCGAGTTCGGCGTGCGCGACGCGGCGATGGAGCAGGAGCTGGCCGCGCTCTCCCGCGAGCAGCAGTGGGAGCACGTGGCGAAGCGGGCCCGCGAACGGGGAACGGCCGCGCCGCACTTCCGGGGCAGCGACTTCGCGCGCATCTGGCGGGTGCTCGGCGAGGTGCTCACGCCGCAAGCCCGCGCGTGGACCATCCCCCTGACGCGCGTGCGCCCGACGCTCATCACCAGCCGTGCGCTGCGGGAGCAGGTGGGCGACGCGCGCCTGGGCTGGACGCACCACCTGCCCGCCGAGCACCTGGAGGTGGTGGAGATGGAGGGGGAGCACGCCACCGTGCTCCACCCGCCCGAGGTGGACACCCTGGCCGCGCTGCTGCTCAGGGCGCTGGGCAAGGCGTGA